In the Pieris napi chromosome 19, ilPieNapi1.2, whole genome shotgun sequence genome, one interval contains:
- the LOC125059207 gene encoding balbiani ring protein 3-like isoform X1 — MKSILYISALLFMSHPAWSTTPVRDPCVCTRIYKPVCGSDGKTYGSDCVLSCKNSELHKSHHIKKLYDGECKEPLHPCICPTIYQPVCGSDGKTYNNACELKCKNDELKRKNQPCVEEVSKGKCKSPCICPLNLAPVCGDDGNTYSNKCVLDCKNKEEKCNIKVAYTGECSDLCPCPANLAPVCGDDGETYSNKCLLECRNKKLKREGKKLITIASKGECPDICLCTADYNPVCGSDGNTYSNKCVLGCKNKEQKRKGGKHITVAYKGECSDVCACPLNIDPICGTDGKTYSNQCDLDCKNKKGNQNITVAYEGECSDLCACPFNYDPICGTDGKTYSNQCDLDCENNKRKKNNQPIVKVFSSGPCTEKCMCTAISDPVCGDDGNTYTNKCVLDCKNKEEKCNIKVAYNGECSDLCPCPTILLPVCGDDGETYSNKCLLECRNKKLKREGKKLISIASKGECPDICACTADYNPVCGSDGNTYSNKCVLGCKNKEQQKQGGKHITIAYKGECPDECTCTADYNPVCGSDGKTYSNQCDLDCNNKKGNQNITVAYKGECTDICPCPTILAPVCGDDGETYSNECLLECRNKKLKREGKKLITIASEGECPDICLCTADYNPVCGSDGNTYSNKCVLGCKNKEQQKQGGKHITIAYKGECPDECTCTADYNPVCGSDGNTYSNKCVLGCKNKEQQKQGGKHITVAYKGECSDVCACPLNIDPICGTDGKTYSNQCVLDCENKKGNLNITVAYEGECSDVCACPLNIDPICGTDGKTYSNQCDLDCKNKKVNLNITVAYEGECSDLCPCPTNLAPVCGDDGETYSNKCLLECRNKKLKREGKKLISIASKGECPDECTCTADYNPVCGSDGNTYSNKCVLGCKNKEQQKQGGKHITVAYKGECSDVCACPLNIDPICGTDGKTYSNQCVLDCENKKGNLNITVAYEGECSDVCACPLNIDPICGTDGKTYSNQCDLDCKNKKVNLNITVAYEGECSDLCPCPTNMAPVCGDDGETYSNECLLECRNKKLKREGKKLITIAGEGECPDICLCTADYNPVCGSDGNTYSNKCVLGCKNKEQQKQGGKHITIAYKGECPDECTCTADYNPVCGSDGKTYSNQCDLDCNNKKGNQNITVAYKGECTDICPCPTILAPVCGDDGETYSNECLLECRNKKLKREGKKLITIASEGECPDICLCTADYNPVCGSDGNTYSNKCVLGCKNKEQQKQGGKHITIAYKGECPDECTCTADYNPVCGSDGNTYSNKCVLGCKNKEQQKQGGKHITVAYKGECSDVCACPLNIDPICGTDGKTYSNQCVLDCENKKGNLNITVAYEGECSDVCACPLNIDPICGTDGKTYSNQCDLDCKNKKVNLNITVAYEGECSDLCPCPTNLAPVCGDDGETYSNKCLLECRNKKLKREGKKLISIASKGECPDECTCTADYNPVCGSDGNTYSNKCVLGCKNKEQQKQGGKHITVAYKGECSDVCACPLNIDPICGTDGKTYSNQCVLDCENKKGNLNITVAYEGECSDVCACPLNIDPICGTDGKTYSNQCDLDCKNKKVNLNITVAYEGECSDLCPCPTNMAPVCGDDGETYSNECLLECRNKKLKREGKKLITIAGEGECPDICLCTADYNPVCGSDGNTYSNKCVLGCKNKEQQKQGGKHITIAYKGECPDECTCTADYNPVCGSDGKTYSNQCDLDCNNKKGNQNITVAYKGECTDICPCPTILAPVCGDDGETYSNECLLECRNKKLKREGKKLITIASEGECPDICLCTADYNPVCGSDGNTYSNKCVLGCKNKEQQKQGGKHITIAYKGECPDECTCTADYNPVCGSDGKTYSNQCDLDCNNKKGNQNITVAYKGECTDICPCPTILAPVCGDDGETYSNECLLECRNKKLKREGKKLITIASEGECPDICLCTADYNPVCGSDGNTYSNKCVLGCKNKEQQKQGGKHITIAYKGECPDECTCTADYNPVCGSDGNTYSNKCVLGCKNKEQQKQGGKHITVAYKGECSDVCACPLNIDPICGTDGKTYSNQCDLDCINKKGNQNITVAYEGECSDVCACPLNIDPICGTDGKTYSNQCDLDCKNKKDKSNIKVAYKGECSDVCACPKNYDPICGTDGKTYSNQCDLDCKNKKEKCYIKVAYKGECSDVCACPLNYDPICGTDGKTYSNQCDLDCENNKRKKNNQSIIHLAYKGECEDGCFCIEVYQPVCGSDGKTYGNSCKLGCKNKELERNNQTTIRQVYEGECDEGCFCIEVYQPVCGSDGKTYGNSCKLGCKNKELERNNQTTIRQVYEGECDEGCFCIEVYQPVCGSDGKTYGNSCKLGCKNKELERNNQTTIRQVYEGECDEGCFCIEVYQPVCGSDGKTYGNSCKLGCKNKELERNNQTTIRQVYEGECDEGCFCIEVYQPVCGSDGKTYGNSCKLGCKNKELERNNQTTIRQVYEGECDEGCFCIAVYQPVCGSDGKTYGNSCKLGCKNKELERNNQTTIRQVYEGECDEGCFCIEVYQPVCGSDGKTYGNSCKLGCKNKELERNNQTTIRQVYEGECDEGCFCIEVYQPVCGSDGKTYGNSCKLGCKNKELERNNQTTIRQVYEGECDEGCFCIAVYQPVCGSDGKTYGNSCKLGCKNKELERNNQTTIRQVYEGECDEGCFCIEVYQPVCGSDGKTYGNSCKLGCRNKELEKNHQPTICQIHEGACDDGCDCNAAVQPVCGSDGQTYINEFELSCVSRNLVENGLSPLTVFNRDLCQYPCRCYNSIIPVCGTDNKSYQNLCVLQCASRNNQELKIGLQYRGACQSCSCPKIYEPVCGSDGNTYDNECKLNCESKRVEKLGQHLYVAYRGECECFCPDIDDPVCASDGNTYGNKCALDCENKVRSRHNEKPLTISYQGQCHAYNYFNCDACPHLFRPVCGDNGISYWNICFLYCDAVNNVKNKRSPVKFCDLGPC, encoded by the exons ATGAAGTCGATACTTT ATATTTCAGCCTTACTTTTTATGTCTCATCCAGCATGGAGTACAACCCCTGTTCGTGATCCATGCGTCTGTACTAGAATTTATAAGCCAGTCTGTGGTAGTGACGGCAAGACATACGGCAGCGATTGCGTACTCTCCTGTAAAAATTCAGAACTGCATAAATCAcaccatattaaaaaattatatgatggTGAGTGTAAAGAACCATTGCATCCATGCATTTGTCCCACTATCTATCAACCTGTGTGTGGTAGCGATGGTAAAACTTATAACAATGCTTGCGAACTGAAATGTAAAAACGACGAACTGAAAAGAAAAAATCAACCTTGTGTAGAAGAAGTCAGCAAGGGTAAGTGCAAGTCACCTTGTATATGTCCTTTAAATTTGGCACCTGTATGTGGAGATGATGGAAACActtatagtaataaatgtgtactagattgtaaaaacaaagaagaaaaatgtaacataaaaGTAGCTTATACAGGAGAATGTTCTGATTTGTGTCCGTGTCCCGCAAATTTGGCACCAGTTTGTGGAGATGATGGAGAAACCTACAGCAATAAATGTTTACTAGAATGTCGAAACAAGAAGTTGAAACGAGAAggtaaaaaactaattactaTCGCTAGCAAAGGCGAATGCCCTGATATTTGTTTATGCACTGCTGATTATAATCCCGTTTGCGGAAGTGACGGAAACAcatatagtaataaatgtgtCTTGGggtgtaaaaataaagaacaaaaaagaaaaggaGGAAAGCATATAACAGTCGCATATAAAGGAGAATGTTCTGATGTATGTGCATGTCCATTAAATATTGACCCCATATGTGGCACTGATGGAAAAACCTATTCTAATCAATGTGATCttgattgtaaaaataaaaaaggaaaccAAAATATAACAGTCGCTTATGAAGGAGAATGTTCTGATTTATGTGCATGTCCATTCAACTATGACCCTATATGTGGAACTGATGGCAAAACTTATTCTAATCAATGTGATCTTGATTGTGAAAATAATAAGCGAAAGAAAAATAACCAGCCAATTGTGAAAGTCTTCAGTTCAGGTCCGTGCACTGAGAAATGCATGTGCACTGCAATTTCAGACCCAGTGTGTGGAGATGATGGGAACACGTACACCAATAAATGTGTTCtagattgtaaaaataaagaagaaaagtGTAACATAAAAGTTGCTTATAACGGAGAATGTTCTGATTTATGTCCATGTCCCACAATTTTGCTACCAGTTTGTGGAGATGATGGAGAAACCTACAGCAATAAATGTTTACTGGAATGTCGAAACAAAAAGTTGAAACGAGAAGGTAAAAAACTAATTAGTATTGCTAGCAAAGGCGAATGCCCTGATATATGTGCATGCACTGCTGACTACAATCCCGTTTGCGGAAGTGACGGAAACAcatatagtaataaatgtgtattgggatgtaaaaataaagaacaacAAAAACAAGGAGGAAAACATATAACTATAGCATATAAAGGCGAATGCCCTGATGAGTGCACATGCACTGCCGACTATAATCCCGTATGCGGAAGTGACGGAAAAACCTACTCTAATCAATGTGATCttgattgtaataataaaaaaggaaaccAAAATATAACAGTCGCCTATAAAGGAGAATGTACTGATATATGCCCATGTCCCACTATTTTGGCACCAGTTTGTGGAGATGATGGAGAAACctatagcaatgaatgtttacTAGAATGTCGAAACAAAAAGTTGAAACGAGAAggtaaaaaactaattactaTCGCTAGCGAAGGCGAATGCCCTGATATTTGTTTATGCACTGCTGATTATAATCCCGTTTGCGGAAGTGACGGAAACAcatatagtaataaatgtgtattgggatgtaaaaataaagaacaacAAAAACAAGGAGGAAAACATATAACTATAGCATATAAAGGCGAATGCCCTGATGAGTGCACATGCACTGCTGACTATAATCCTGTTTGCGGAAGTGACGGAAACAcatatagtaataaatgtgttttgGGGTGCAAAAATAAAGAACAACAAAAACAAGGAGGAAAACATATAACTGTAGCATATAAAGGAGAATGTTCTGATGTATGTGCATGTCCTCTAAATATTGACCCCATATGTGGAACTGATGGTAAAACTTATTCTAATCAATGTGTTCTTGattgtgaaaataaaaaaggaaaccTAAATATAACAGTCGCTTATGAAGGAGAATGTTCTGATGTATGTGCATGTCCTCTTAATATTGACCCTATATGTGGAACTGATGGTAAAACTTATTCTAATCAATGTGATCttgattgtaaaaataaaaaagtaaacctAAATATAACAGTCGCTTATGAAGGAGAATGTTCAGATTTATGTCCATGTCCCACTAATTTGGCACCAGTTTGTGGAGATGATGGAGAAACCTATAGCAATAAATGTTTACTGGAATGTCGAAACAAAAAGTTGAAACGAGAAGGTAAAAAACTAATTAGTATTGCTAGCAAAG GCGAATGCCCTGATGAGTGCACATGCACTGCTGACTATAATCCTGTTTGCGGAAGTGACGGAAACAcatatagtaataaatgtgttttgGGGTGCAAAAATAAAGAACAACAAAAACAAGGAGGAAAACATATAACTGTAGCATATAAAGGAGAATGTTCTGATGTATGTGCATGTCCTCTAAATATTGACCCCATATGTGGAACTGATGGTAAAACTTATTCTAATCAATGTGTTCTTGattgtgaaaataaaaaaggaaaccTAAATATAACAGTCGCTTATGAAGGAGAATGTTCTGATGTATGTGCATGTCCTCTTAATATTGACCCTATATGTGGAACTGATGGTAAAACTTATTCTAATCAATGTGATCttgattgtaaaaataaaaaagttaaccTAAATATAACAGTCGCTTATGAAGGAGAATGTTCAGATTTATGTCCATGTCCCACTAATATGGCACCCGTTTGTGGAGATGATGGAGAAACctatagcaatgaatgtttacTAGAATGTCGAAACAAAAAGTTGAAACGAGAAggtaaaaaactaattactaTCGCTGGCGAAGGCGAATGCCCTGATATTTGTTTATGCACTGCTGATTATAATCCCGTTTGCGGAAGTGACGGAAACAcatatagtaataaatgtgtattgggatgtaaaaataaagaacaacAAAAACAAGGAGGAAAACATATAACTATAGCATATAAAGGCGAATGCCCTGATGAGTGCACATGCACTGCCGACTATAATCCCGTATGCGGAAGTGACGGAAAAACCTACTCTAATCAATGTGATCttgattgtaataataaaaaaggaaaccAAAATATAACAGTCGCCTATAAAGGAGAATGTACTGATATATGCCCATGTCCCACTATTTTGGCACCAGTTTGTGGAGATGATGGAGAAACctatagcaatgaatgtttacTAGAATGTCGAAACAAAAAGTTGAAACGAGAAggtaaaaaactaattactaTCGCTAGCGAAGGCGAATGCCCTGATATTTGTTTATGCACTGCTGATTATAATCCCGTTTGCGGAAGTGACGGAAACAcatatagtaataaatgtgtattgggatgtaaaaataaagaacaacAAAAACAAGGAGGAAAACATATAACTATAGCATATAAAGGCGAATGCCCTGATGAGTGCACATGCACTGCTGACTATAATCCTGTTTGCGGAAGTGACGGAAACAcatatagtaataaatgtgttttgGGGTGCAAAAATAAAGAACAACAAAAACAAGGAGGAAAACATATAACTGTAGCATATAAAGGAGAATGTTCTGATGTATGTGCATGTCCTCTAAATATTGACCCCATATGTGGAACTGATGGTAAAACTTATTCTAATCAATGTGTTCTTGattgtgaaaataaaaaaggaaaccTAAATATAACAGTCGCTTATGAAGGAGAATGTTCTGATGTATGTGCATGTCCTCTTAATATTGACCCTATATGTGGAACTGATGGTAAAACTTATTCTAATCAATGTGATCttgattgtaaaaataaaaaagtaaacctAAATATAACAGTCGCTTATGAAGGAGAATGTTCAGATTTATGTCCATGTCCCACTAATTTGGCACCAGTTTGTGGAGATGATGGAGAAACCTATAGCAATAAATGTTTACTGGAATGTCGAAACAAAAAGTTGAAACGAGAAGGTAAAAAACTAATTAGTATTGCTAGCAAAG GCGAATGCCCTGATGAGTGCACATGCACTGCTGACTATAATCCTGTTTGCGGAAGTGACGGAAACAcatatagtaataaatgtgttttgGGGTGCAAAAATAAAGAACAACAAAAACAAGGAGGAAAACATATAACTGTAGCATATAAAGGAGAATGTTCTGATGTATGTGCATGTCCTCTAAATATTGACCCCATATGTGGAACTGATGGTAAAACTTATTCTAATCAATGTGTTCTTGattgtgaaaataaaaaaggaaaccTAAATATAACAGTCGCTTATGAAGGAGAATGTTCTGATGTATGTGCATGTCCTCTTAATATTGACCCTATATGTGGAACTGATGGTAAAACTTATTCTAATCAATGTGATCttgattgtaaaaataaaaaagttaaccTAAATATAACAGTCGCTTATGAAGGAGAATGTTCAGATTTATGTCCATGTCCCACTAATATGGCACCCGTTTGTGGAGATGATGGAGAAACctatagcaatgaatgtttacTAGAATGTCGAAACAAAAAGTTGAAACGAGAAggtaaaaaactaattactaTCGCTGGCGAAGGCGAATGCCCTGATATTTGTTTATGCACTGCTGATTATAATCCCGTTTGCGGAAGTGACGGAAACAcatatagtaataaatgtgtattgggatgtaaaaataaagaacaacAAAAACAAGGAGGAAAACATATAACTATAGCATATAAAGGCGAATGCCCTGATGAGTGCACATGCACTGCCGACTATAATCCCGTATGCGGAAGTGACGGAAAAACCTACTCTAATCAATGTGATCttgattgtaataataaaaaaggaaaccAAAATATAACAGTCGCCTATAAAGGAGAATGTACTGATATATGCCCATGTCCCACTATTTTGGCACCAGTTTGTGGAGATGATGGAGAAACctatagcaatgaatgtttacTAGAATGTCGAAACAAAAAGTTGAAACGAGAAggtaaaaaactaattactaTCGCTAGCGAAGGCGAATGCCCTGATATTTGTTTATGCACTGCTGATTATAATCCCGTTTGCGGAAGTGACGGAAACAcatatagtaataaatgtgtattgggatgtaaaaataaagaacaacAAAAACAAGGAGGAAAACATATAACTATAGCATATAAAGGCGAATGCCCTGATGAGTGCACATGCACTGCCGACTATAATCCCGTATGCGGAAGTGACGGAAAAACCTACTCTAATCAATGTGATCttgattgtaataataaaaaaggaaaccAAAATATAACAGTCGCCTATAAAGGAGAATGTACTGATATATGCCCATGTCCCACTATTTTGGCACCAGTTTGTGGAGATGATGGAGAAACctatagcaatgaatgtttacTAGAATGTCGAAACAAAAAGTTGAAACGAGAAggtaaaaaactaattactaTCGCTAGTGAAGGCGAATGCCCTGATATTTGTTTATGCACTGCTGATTATAATCCCGTTTGCGGAAGTGACGGAAACAcatatagtaataaatgtgtattgggatgtaaaaataaagaacaacAAAAACAAGGAGGAAAACATATAACTATAGCATATAAAGGCGAATGCCCTGATGAGTGCACATGCACTGCTGACTATAATCCTGTTTGCGGAAGTGACGGAAACAcatatagtaataaatgtgttttggggtgtaaaaataaagaacaacAAAAACAAGGAGGAAAACATATAACTGTAGCATATAAAGGAGAATGTTCTGATGTATGTGCATGTCCTCTAAATATTGACCCCATATGTGGAACTGATGGAAAAACCTACTCTAATCAATGTGATCTtgattgtataaataaaaaaggaaaccAAAATATAACAGTCGCTTATGAAGGAGAATGTTCTGATGTATGTGCATGTCCTCTAAATATTGACCCCATATGTGGAACTGATGGAAAAACCTATTCTAATCAATGTGATCttgattgtaaaaataaaaaagataaatctAACATAAAAGTAGCATATAAAGGAGAATGTTCTGATGTATGTGCTTGTCCAAAAAACTATGATCCTATATGTGGAACTGATGGAAAAACTTACTCTAATCAATGTGATCttgattgtaaaaataaaaaagaaaaatgttacataaaagtAGCATATAAAGGAGAATGTTCCGATGTATGTGCATGTCCATTGAACTATGACCCTATATGTGGAACTGATGGAAAAACCTATTCTAATCAATGTGATCTTGATTGTGAAAATAATAAGCGAAAGAAAAATAACCAATCTATTATCCATCTAGCTTATAAAGGGGAGTGTGAGGACGGTTGTTTCTGTATAGAAGTTTATCAACCAGTGTGTGGCAGCGACGGCAAAACTTATGGAAATAGCTGTAAGCTGGggtgtaaaaataaagaactAGAAAGAAACAATCAAACTACTATACGCCAAGTTTATGAAGGAGAGTGTGACGAAGGTTGTTTCTGTATAGAAGTTTATCAACCAGTGTGTGGCAGCGACGGCAAAACTTATGGAAATAGCTGTAAGTTGGggtgtaaaaataaagaactAGAAAGAAACAATCAAACTACTATACGCCAAGTTTATGAAGGAGAGTGTGACGAAGGTTGTTTCTGTATAGAAGTTTATCAACCAGTGTGTGGCAGCGACGGCAAAACTTATGGAAATAGCTGTAAGCTGGggtgtaaaaataaagaactAGAAAGAAACAATCAAACTACGATACGCCAAGTTTATGAAGGAGAGTGCGACGAAGGTTGTTTCTGTATAGAAGTTTATCAACCAGTGTGTGGCAGCGACGGCAAAACTTATGGAAATAGCTGTAAGTTGGggtgtaaaaataaagaactAGAAAGAAACAATCAAACTACTATACGCCAAGTTTATGAAGGAGAGTGTGACGAAGGTTGTTTCTGTATAGAAGTTTATCAACCAGTGTGTGGCAGCGACGGCAAAACTTATGGAAATAGCTGTAAGCTGGggtgtaaaaataaagaactAGAAAGAAACAATCAAACTACGATACGCCAAGTTTATGAAGGAGAGTGCGACGAAGGTTGCTTCTGTATAGCAGTTTATCAACCGGTGTGTGGCAGCGACGGCAAAACTTATGGAAATAGCTGTAAGCTGGggtgtaaaaataaagaactAGAAAGAAACAATCAAACTACGATACGCCAAGTTTATGAAGGAGAGTGCGACGAAGGTTGTTTCTGTATAGAAGTTTATCAACCAGTGTGTGGCAGCGACGGCAAAACTTATGGAAATAGCTGTAAGTTGGggtgtaaaaataaagaactAGAAAGAAACAATCAAACTACTATACGCCAAGTTTATGAAGGAGAGTGTGACGAAGGTTGTTTCTGTATAGAAGTTTATCAACCAGTGTGTGGCAGCGACGGCAAAACTTATGGAAATAGCTGTAAGCTGGggtgtaaaaataaagaactAGAAAGAAACAATCAAACTACGATACGCCAAGTTTATGAAGGAGAGTGCGACGAAGGTTGCTTCTGTATAGCAGTTTATCAACCGGTGTGTGGCAGCGACGGCAAAACTTATGGAAATAGCTGTAAGCTGGggtgtaaaaataaagaactAGAAAGAAACAATCAAACTACGATACGCCAAGTTTATGAAGGAGAGTGCGACGAAGGTTGTTTCTGTATAGAAGTTTATCAACCAGTGTGTGGCAGCGACGGCAAAACTTATGGAAATAGCTGTAAGCTAGGATGCAGAAACAAAGAACTGGAAAAAAATCATCAGCCAACTATCTGCCAAATTCATGAGGGAGCATGTGATGACGGATGCGATTGCAATGCTGCAGTTCAGCCGGTTTGTGGTAGCGATGGACAAACTTACATAAATGAATTTGAATTGTCTTGTGTAAGTAGAAATTTGGTtgaaaacggtttatctcctTTAACTGTTTTTAATCGAGACCTTTGCCAATACCCGTGTAGATGTTACAATAGTATCATTCCTGTTTGTGGAACCGATAACAAATCGTACCAGAATCTTTGCGTTCTACAATGCGCCAGTCGCAACAACCAAGAACTAAAAATCGGTTTGCAGTACAGAGGAGCATGTCAGAGTTGTTCCTGCCCAAAAATATATGAACCAGTTTGTGGAAGTGACGGCAACACATATGATAACGAATGCAAACTAAACTGTGAAAGTAAGAGAGTTGAAAAATTGGGTCAACACTTATATGTCGCTTATAGAGGCGAATGTGAATGCTTTTGTCCTGATATCGACGATCCAGTTTGTGCAAGCGATGGAAACACATATGGTAACAAATGCGCCCTTGACTGCGAAAACAAAGTACGTAGTCGTCATAACGAAAAGCCTCTAACTATATCGTATCAAGGACAATGTCAtgcatacaattatttcaactGCGATGCCTGTCCCCACCTGTTTCGCCCCGTATGCGGTGACAATGGCATCTCCTATTGGAACATTTGTTTCTTGTACTGCGACGccgttaataatgtaaaaaataaaagatcacCAGTTAAGTTTTGTGATCTTGGCCCTTGTTAA